A genomic segment from Nicotiana sylvestris chromosome 1, ASM39365v2, whole genome shotgun sequence encodes:
- the LOC104213092 gene encoding uncharacterized protein: MVTRTEEEEVNRLENQVENGGGGAWEYLCLVHKLKLRRSDLVLKHGLSILNDSKKRSALGPEEWTLYEQVAVAAMDCQSLDVAKDCIKVLQKKFPGSKRVGRLEAMLLEARGLWSEAENAYSSLLEENPFDQVVHKRRAAMAKAQGNTSAAIDWLNKYLDLFMADHEAWRELAEIYVSLQMYKQSAFCYEELILSQPTVPLYHLAYADVLYTLGGLENLQMAKKYYASTIDLTGGKSTRALFGICLCTSAIAQLSKGRSKEDKESSELQSLSAMALEKDYKQRAPSNLSVLSSTLRSLKI, translated from the exons ATGGTGACGAGAACAGAGGAAGAGGAGGTAAACAGATTGGAGAATCAAGTAGAGAATGGAGGAGGAGGTGCTTGGGAATATCTCTGCCTTGTCCATAAGCTCAAGCTCCGTCGATCTGATTTGGTGTTGAAGCACGGCCTCTCCATTCTCAATGACTCTAAAAAGAGATCTGCTCTTGGTCCTGAAG AGTGGACTCTTTATGAGCAGGTAGCTGTTGCAGCTATGGATTGTCAGTCTCTTGATGTGGCAAag GACTGCATAAAGGTATTGCAAAAGAAGTTTCCAGGGAGCAAAAGGGTTG GTAGGCTAGAAGCTATGTTGCTAGAGGCCAGAGGATTGTGGTCAGAGGCAGAAAATGCTTACTCAAGCCTTTTGGAGGAAAATCCCTTTGATCAG GTTGTACATAAGAGGAGGGCAGCCATGGCAAAGGCGCAAGGCAATACGTCAGCAGCAATTGACTGGCTTAACAAGTATCTTGACTT ATTCATGGCTGATCATGAAGCTTGGAGAGAGCTTGCTGAAATATATGTTTCCCTGCAAAT GTACAAGCAATCAGCTTTCTGCTATGAGGAGCTGATCTTATCTCAGCCGACAGTTCCTTTATATCACCTAGCCTACGCTGAT GTGCTCTATACACTTGGTGGACTAGAAAACCTTCAGATGGCAAAGAAATATTATGCATCTACCATTGACTTGACTGGTGGCAAGAGTACCAGAGCACTTTTTGGCATATGTTTG TGTACGTCTGCCATTGCGCAGCTGAGTAAAGGGCGAAGCAAGGAGGACAAGGAGAGCTCAGAGCTGCAATCTTTGTCCGCAATGGCATTGGAGAAAGACTATAAGCAGAGAGCTCCCAGCAATCTCTCTGTGCTTAGTTCAACATTAAGAAGCTTGAAAATCTAA
- the LOC104213093 gene encoding pentatricopeptide repeat-containing protein At3g60050-like yields MYSVALFGQRVIQRFSYFSTFSRFLCNRQFDTDGTGNGFGKIEDYLNESWKSMNSDNNMKDKPDIQESPDFIGINGCYEGDFQQNFRSRHNFIEKVRNEACMILEILQQDGPGFDAKEALDNSHITVSSLLVREVLLGILKIINYANKNRCAKLGYKFFVWSGQQESYRHTENSYHLIMKIFAESEEFKAMWRLVDEMIEKGYPTTARTFNLLICTCGEAGLARKVVERFIKSKTFNYRPFKHSFNAILHSLLGVNQYRLIEWVYQQMLVEGHLPDILTYNILLCSKYRLGKLDQFHRLLDEMGRNGFSPDFHTFNILLHVLGKGDKPLAALNLLNHMKEVGCEPSILHFTTLIDGLSRASNLDACKYFFEEMVRQGCVPDVVCYTVMITGYVVAGELDKAQEIFSDMIVNGQLPNVFTYNAMIRGLCMAEKFDDACMMVKEMESRGCNPNFMVYSTLVSYLKKAGKLSKAHEVIRHMVEKGQYIHLVPKFKRYRRC; encoded by the coding sequence ATGTATTCTGTAGCTCTTTTTGGTCAAAGAGTTATTCAGAGATTCTCTTATTTTAGCACCTTTTCACGGTTTTTATGTAATCGGCAATTTGACACTGATGGCACTGGAAATGGGTTTGGAAAAATCGAAGATTACTTGAATGAGAGCTGGAAGAGTATGAACTCCGATAATAATATGAAAGATAAGCCTGATATACAGGAGTCACCTGACTTTATTGGAATCAATGGCTGCTATGAAGGCGATTTCCAACAAAATTTTAGAAGTCGGCACAACTTTATTGAGAAAGTGAGAAACGAGGCTTGTATGATTCTTGAAATTCTTCAACAAGATGGTCCAGGATTTGATGCAAAAGAAGCTTTAGATAATTCACATATTACAGTTTCAAGCCTGCTTGTAAGAGAAGTTCTTCTAGGTATCTTGAAAATAATAAATTATGCGAATAAAAATAGGTGTGCGAAGCTGGGATACAAGTTCTTTGTATGGTCTGGTCAACAAGAAAGTTACCGGCATACGGAAAATTCGTACCATCTGATAATGAAGATTTTTGCAGAGTCTGAGGAATTCAAGGCAATGTGGAGATTAGTAGATGAGATGATTGAGAAAGGATACCCTACAACTGCTAGGACATTTAATTTGTTGATATGTACTTGTGGAGAGGCAGGTTTGGCTAGAAAAGTAGTAGAGAGGTTTATTAAGTCAAAGACATTCAATTATAGACCATTCAAGCATTCATTTAATGCAATTTTACATTCCCTTTTGGGTGTAAATCAGTACAGGTTAATTGAGTGGGTGTATCAGCAAATGTTGGTTGAAGGTCATCTTCCTGATATTTTAACTTATAACATACTGCTATGCTCAAAATATAGGCTGGGAAAGCTGGATCAATTTCATAGATTGTTAGATGAAATGGGTCGGAATGGATTTTCACCCGATTTTCATACATTTAACATCCTACTTCATGTTCTTGGTAAAGGAGACAAACCGCTAGCAGCACTCAACCTTCTAAACCACATGAAAGAAGTTGGTTGTGAACCAAGCATTCTGCATTTTACCACTTTGATAGATGGGTTAAGTCGGGCGAGTAATCTGGATGCATGCAAATACTTCTTTGAAGAGATGGTTAGGCAGGGTTGTGTGCCTGATGTTGTGTGTTACACTGTTATGATAACAGGATATGTTGTGGCTGGGGAACTTGATAAAGCACAGGAAATATTTAGTGACATGATCGTCAATGGGCAGTTGCCAAACGTGTTTACTTACAATGCCATGATTCGTGGGCTCTGTATGGCTGAGAAATTTGATGATGCATGCATGATGGTGAAGGAAATGGAATCGAggggttgtaatccaaattttatgGTGTATAGTACTTTAGTCAGTTACTTGAAAAAAGCTGGAAAGCTGTCCAAAGCTCATGAAGTAATAAGACATATGGTGGAAAAAGGGCAGTATATCCATCTCGTTCCAAAGTTCAAAAGATATAGAAGATGTTAA